In bacterium, the DNA window ATGCTGCCACATGTAGAGGTGTCCAGGATTTCTTGTCTTGCAAGTTCATTATTGCATTATTTTCTATAAGAACTTTGATACAATCAACACGGCCTTTCCAGGAAGCAATATGTAATGGTGTGTGACCAAAATCATCTACAGCATTAACATTTGCCCCGCCAGATAAAAGAGTTTTTACGCTTAGTACATAGCCATGACTTACAGCATAGTGCAGTGGCGTAAAATTATGAACGTTATTGTCTTGTGCGTTAATATCATACTTCCTTGTATCGATAAGATTTTTTAGCTCCAGAGCACGGCCACGTTCGGCTGCATCATGCAAACAATTTCTTACAGCATGCGTTGATTGTGTTGCACATGAAATGGTGGCAAGAAAAATAAAAATAAACTTGTTGTTCATAATTGAGGTTCCTAATTGGATAATTCAAGTTCGAAGTGCGACAAACTTATGTAATTCTTGATTAAAAACTTCGGCTGGAGTTTTTAAACTCAGACTCTTCCGAGGTCGATTATTTAACTTGCTTTCAATTAATTCAATTTGTTCATGCGTA includes these proteins:
- a CDS encoding ankyrin repeat domain-containing protein, producing MNNKFIFIFLATISCATQSTHAVRNCLHDAAERGRALELKNLIDTRKYDINAQDNNVHNFTPLHYAVSHGYVLSVKTLLSGGANVNAVDDFGHTPLHIASWKGRVDCIKVLIENNAIMNLQDKKSWTPLHVAAFWEQIDCVKCLVAAGASICAETTEGKTPKAIALEKDYEEIAALLQETK